GCTAGCGAGAAGGCGAAACTTATTGATCTCCTCTACTAAACGATTTGGCATACTGACTATTAATTAGCTCAGGATAAAGAGCAACATATTATTCGAGTGGCGTAATTTATAGGAGAGGCTTGGTTAATGCATAAACTTAAAAATCAGATACATTTGAGTGTATGGGAAAACAAATAAAGAGACCTCCTTTTAAAGGGATGGTCTCTTTTATAAACTCTACTTATTTTTCTTGCTTTTCAATGTAGCTTTCAAGCTCTCTTACAATTTCTTTAGCGCCGATTGGGCTTAGAATGATTTTTCCATTTGCTAAAGAAAGGTTGTCATCAGAAACTTCCCCAGTAATCTGACAGGTCATGTTTGGCTTATACTTTTTAAGAACGATACGCTCGTCATCAACGTAGATTTCTAAAGCGTCTTTCTCAGCAATATCCAAAGTACGGCGTAATTCGATTGGAATAACCACGCGTCCTAGTTCGTCAACTTTACGTACAATACCGGTAGATTTCATAATATAAATCTCCTCTCAATTTTTATTTTTGTCTATTTCACTGGAGGTAAAACCAGCGTCATTATTCGACAAAATTCTTGTAAACTCAGAATACCAACTCTTCCAGAAGAAGTCAATTAAAAAATGATAAAAATTTTATATTTTTTAGTAATTAGTACAAAAGACCGATTTAGGCACCTTTATTTTTTATTGGCATACAAATTCATACAACAACGTCATTATATCACTTTTAAGTATATCTGTCATTATACTTGTTATTTCGACAAAAATCGAGTGAGTTTTAGCGATAATGTATCTGACTTGTCACATTTTAATAACTGACAACATCCATTATAAAGAAAACGAACTATTTGGTGAGCAGCAAATGCCGTGATTAAGAATGTCTATTTGGGTATACCCACTTTATAGAACAATTTAACAGAATAAGAGTTATTTTTTAGCAAAGTAGGTTAAAATAAAGGAGAGTTACGGAAATCTTGACAGTTGATTCTCCCTTAGGTATATTCTGAGTGAGACATAAGTGAATGGAAAAGTTAAATATATTAGTTTCTGATGATGGGATGAGTAAAAAGGAAGCTTATAACAGAGAGCCGGAAAAGCTGAAAACCGGTATGAGTAATCCTTTTGAATATGGTCTTGGGAGGAACTGTTTTTCGAGCCTGAGTTATGAACTAGGTAAGCTAAACACGGTGCTGCACGTTAGACAGAGAACCAGCTGCGACAGGTTTAAAGGAGTCGTAGCTAGTGAGAGGTTGGCAGCACAGCTGTCAATAAATCTGGGTGGTACCACGTGAGGTAAACTCTCGTCCCTATGGCGGACGGGGGTTTTTTGTTTGTTTATCACAGACAACCGTCCGTAAACTCCCACTGATTGAAGGTTGGCTTTATGATGTTATAACATTTAAGGAGGATGACACAATGGTAGAGAAGGACAAAACATTTTATATTACGACGCCGATTTATTACCCAAGTGCAAAACTACATATTGGCCATGCTTATACGACGGTTGCAGGGGATGCAATGGCAAGATACAAGCGTCTTCGTGGTTATAATGTTAGATATTTAACAGGAACAGATGAACATGGTCAAAAAATTGAACAAAAAGCGAAGGAACATGGTGTGACACCGCAAGAATTTGTAGACGATATTGTGGCTGGTATTCAAGATCTATGGAAGAAACTCGATATTTCGTATGATGATTTTATTCGTACGACGGAAGAACGACACAAAAAAGTCGTCGCACAAATATTTGACCAGTTACTAGAGCAAGGGGATATTTACCTTGGTGAATATGAAGGCTGGTATTCAATTTCGGATGAGACATTTTATACTGACTTACAGCTTGATGACAAAGAATATGATAATGCCGGAAAGCTTGTTGGTGGAAAAAGTCCTGATAGCGGTCACCCGGTAGAGTGGGTGAGGGAGCA
The genomic region above belongs to Bacillus sp. A301a_S52 and contains:
- a CDS encoding AbrB/MazE/SpoVT family DNA-binding domain-containing protein, producing the protein MKSTGIVRKVDELGRVVIPIELRRTLDIAEKDALEIYVDDERIVLKKYKPNMTCQITGEVSDDNLSLANGKIILSPIGAKEIVRELESYIEKQEK